From a single Solanum dulcamara chromosome 4, daSolDulc1.2, whole genome shotgun sequence genomic region:
- the LOC129885700 gene encoding uncharacterized protein LOC129885700 isoform X1, protein MRLSIFRYRSYALAPPLIRCFRSQAALKALAKASEDKIPNLILYNYPSFSGAFAALFAHLYHSRLNIPYLVLPFSSVEPFRYLVLPFSSVEPFRVGDLCIDGLRNCYFLDFVGPKGFAEELAPRTSCQIVGFDHRKSALSKIPLNQSSGGSITFHVNLEKSSSVAVYEHFSSRLSEFGSNKGDAISLLNSTFQDRVENVLKYIEDGDLLRWSLPDIRAFGIGANQWHSKLNCITNPHMYKQLMGICTGDLIVTGNSHISNRLAAAHKLLDKFFKIRLGRGLYGECLGVRADGEPDLSDEIGKELSKKSASVGLRPIGAVVYLQRKNLKMCLRTVDAATDTSEVAKAYGGGGSPSSSSFIIRMDEYNQWRSVHSS, encoded by the exons ATGCGGCTGTCAATTTTCCGGTATCGGAGTTATGCTCTTGCACCGCCGTTAATCCGGTGCTTCAGGTCACAAGCAGCATTGAAAGCATTGGCTAAAGCATCGGAAGACAAAATCCCAAATCTCATCCTCTACAATTATCCTTCATTTTCCGGAGCTTTTGCTGCGCTTTTCGCTCACCTCTATCATTCTCGTCTCAACATACCTTACCTCGTCTTGCCTTTCTCTTCCGTTGAACCCTTCAGGTACCTCGTCTTGCCTTTCTCTTCCGTTGAACCCTTCAG AGTTGGAGACTTGTGTATTGACGGGCTGAGAAATTGCTACTTCCTTGATTTTGTTGGTCCAAAAGGATTTGCTGAGGAGCTTGCTCCGCGGACCTCATGCCa gaTAGTAGGGTTTGATCACCGGAAGTCCGCCCTATCCAAGATCCCTTTGAATCAAAGCTCTGGTGGGAGTATCACATTTCATGTCAACCTAGAGAAAAGTAGTTCAGTTGCTGTTTATGAACATTTCTCTTCTAGGCTTTCAGAGTTTGGATCCAATAAG GGGGATGCTATCAGCTTGCTAAACTCTACTTTTCAAGATCGAGTTGAAAATGTTCTAAAATATATAGAAGATGGAGATCTTCTCAGGTGGAGTTTGCCTGATATTAGGGCATTTGGAATTGGAGCTAACCAGTGGCATTCAAAATTGAACTGCATCACTAATCCACATATGTATAAACAG CTAATGGGGATTTGCACCGGTGATTTAATTGTTACTGGAAACTCCCATATTTCAAATAGATTGGCTGCGGCACACAAGTTGCTGGATAAGTTTTTCAAAATTCGGCTGGGGAGAGGACTTTATGGTGAATGCTTG GGGGTAAGAGCTGATGGCGAACCAGACTTAAGTGATGAAATTGGCAAGGAACTAAGCAAGAAAAGTGCTTCAGTTGGACTCAG GCCTATAGGAGCAGTCGTATACCTTCAGCGGAAGAATCTCAAGATGTGTCTGAGGACTGTAGATGCTGCTACTGATACTTCAGAAGTTGCCAAG GCATATGGTGGAGGTGGTTCTCCTAGTTCTAGCTCATTTATAATTCGGATGGATGAGTATAACCAGTGGCGCTCAGTGCATTCATCCTAA
- the LOC129885700 gene encoding uncharacterized protein LOC129885700 isoform X2 yields MRLSIFRYRSYALAPPLIRCFRSQAALKALAKASEDKIPNLILYNYPSFSGAFAALFAHLYHSRLNIPYLVLPFSSVEPFRVGDLCIDGLRNCYFLDFVGPKGFAEELAPRTSCQIVGFDHRKSALSKIPLNQSSGGSITFHVNLEKSSSVAVYEHFSSRLSEFGSNKGDAISLLNSTFQDRVENVLKYIEDGDLLRWSLPDIRAFGIGANQWHSKLNCITNPHMYKQLMGICTGDLIVTGNSHISNRLAAAHKLLDKFFKIRLGRGLYGECLGVRADGEPDLSDEIGKELSKKSASVGLRPIGAVVYLQRKNLKMCLRTVDAATDTSEVAKAYGGGGSPSSSSFIIRMDEYNQWRSVHSS; encoded by the exons ATGCGGCTGTCAATTTTCCGGTATCGGAGTTATGCTCTTGCACCGCCGTTAATCCGGTGCTTCAGGTCACAAGCAGCATTGAAAGCATTGGCTAAAGCATCGGAAGACAAAATCCCAAATCTCATCCTCTACAATTATCCTTCATTTTCCGGAGCTTTTGCTGCGCTTTTCGCTCACCTCTATCATTCTCGTCTCAACATACCTTACCTCGTCTTGCCTTTCTCTTCCGTTGAACCCTTCAG AGTTGGAGACTTGTGTATTGACGGGCTGAGAAATTGCTACTTCCTTGATTTTGTTGGTCCAAAAGGATTTGCTGAGGAGCTTGCTCCGCGGACCTCATGCCa gaTAGTAGGGTTTGATCACCGGAAGTCCGCCCTATCCAAGATCCCTTTGAATCAAAGCTCTGGTGGGAGTATCACATTTCATGTCAACCTAGAGAAAAGTAGTTCAGTTGCTGTTTATGAACATTTCTCTTCTAGGCTTTCAGAGTTTGGATCCAATAAG GGGGATGCTATCAGCTTGCTAAACTCTACTTTTCAAGATCGAGTTGAAAATGTTCTAAAATATATAGAAGATGGAGATCTTCTCAGGTGGAGTTTGCCTGATATTAGGGCATTTGGAATTGGAGCTAACCAGTGGCATTCAAAATTGAACTGCATCACTAATCCACATATGTATAAACAG CTAATGGGGATTTGCACCGGTGATTTAATTGTTACTGGAAACTCCCATATTTCAAATAGATTGGCTGCGGCACACAAGTTGCTGGATAAGTTTTTCAAAATTCGGCTGGGGAGAGGACTTTATGGTGAATGCTTG GGGGTAAGAGCTGATGGCGAACCAGACTTAAGTGATGAAATTGGCAAGGAACTAAGCAAGAAAAGTGCTTCAGTTGGACTCAG GCCTATAGGAGCAGTCGTATACCTTCAGCGGAAGAATCTCAAGATGTGTCTGAGGACTGTAGATGCTGCTACTGATACTTCAGAAGTTGCCAAG GCATATGGTGGAGGTGGTTCTCCTAGTTCTAGCTCATTTATAATTCGGATGGATGAGTATAACCAGTGGCGCTCAGTGCATTCATCCTAA